A section of the Pleuronectes platessa chromosome 7, fPlePla1.1, whole genome shotgun sequence genome encodes:
- the pex11a gene encoding peroxisomal membrane protein 11A: MDTVVKFTSISQGKDRVFSATQFACALSTHLLRSNSQRKELVAKLKIVEANISAGRKLLKLGNAVNSVEAAKRSLRLSDRVLCLCLTAANINRALSLICDNVLWARSVGLIRDINQKSWSLTSSRCYFLAVIMNVTRDLYVVLQLMMQKAKDKDFRQKMSLHLSENPEVAEVVIPQLDAFLFLLFESLKSHPAVALDTLKNVCDLFSPLDRLGIYPSNAGVVAFCGLVSSLIGIVTIAKPTLNIKP; encoded by the exons ATGGACACTGTGGTGAAATTCACAAGTATTAGTCAAGGAAAAGACCGCGTGTTCTC agCCACCCAGTTCGCGTGTGCTCTCTCCACACATCTACTCCGCAGCAACTCCCAGAGGAAGGAGCTCGTGGCCAAACTGAAGATTGTGGAAGCCAACATCAGTGCTGGACGAAAAT TGTTGAAGCTCGGAAACGCAGTGAACTCCGTCGAGGCTGCCAAACGATCCCTGCGACTCTCTGACCGAGTGCTGTGCCTGTGCCTCACTGCAGCCAACATCAACCGCGCCCTCTCCCTTATCTGCGACAATGTACTTTGGGCCAGAAGTGTCGGTCTTATCCGTGACATCAACCAGAAAAGTTGGAGCCTAACCTCCTCCCGCTGCTACTTCCTCGCAGTGATTATGAATGTGACTAGAGACCTTTATGTGGTGCTCCAGTTAATGAtgcagaaagcaaaagataaagACTTTAGACAGAAAATGTCTCTGCACCTCAGCGAGAATCCTGAAGTGGCTGAAGTTGTCATTCCTCAGCTGGATGCGTTTCTCTTTCTGCTGTTCGAAAGCCTTAAATCGCACCCGGCTGTTGCCTTGGACACCCTGAAAAACGTTTGTGATCTGTTCAGTCCGTTAGACAGGTTGGGAATTTACCCATCAAATGCAGGAGTGGTGGCCTTTTGTGGTCTGGTATCCTCACTGATTGGAATAGTGACCATCGCAAAGCccactttaaatataaaaccatgA